The Primulina eburnea isolate SZY01 chromosome 12, ASM2296580v1, whole genome shotgun sequence genome includes the window atttttcataatttatataaatCAAGTTGACGAATCTTCTTATATTTATATCCGCGCCAAGTCACGTCTCAATCTCCTCGCATCGCCACCCTACAACAAACACGTCGGATTCACCTGGAAGTGACGTCATGGCATCCTCCGCCGTCGAATCAGCTGCCGATAGCCTTTACAGACTCAACATCGATGACTGGGCGTCCGCTGCACCTAATCTACGGAAGAATAGTTCTCTCCTCTCTCCTCAGCAGGTTCTTATGTTTCTTAATTATTAACTGCTGAAATGTTAATCATATACGTGGATGAATAAATACGATTGAATTGTATAAGAATTATGATTGGGAGCGTTTTGAATGTGCGTGTGGATAGGTGGGGTTGGCGAAGATGCTACTGGGATTGAATCAGAGCCATTTGTTTGAACACTGGCCAGAGCCTGGGATCAGTGATGAGGAGAAGCTTGCCTTTTTTGATCAGGTGATTTTccgctttttttaaaaaaaaattaattgattgCGTGAGGTCTCTCGTGAGCATCTGTGCAATTGCATCTATGTTTCGGTTGCATTTTGGTTTTTAATTCTAGTGAAACCTCAACGCTGATAAAGATATTGAGAATTGATTACGTTTCTTCATGAGAATGCGCTATTATCTATCTTATTTATTAGAGGACAAAAACTGGAATTTAGATCAAATGCAAGATCTTTGGTATCACCTCAGATCCATTGGAAAAATGGGACCTGTTTATGGCAAGATGAATTAGAACATGAGTTTTGATGTAAAAGTTTCGATTTTAATTtttgtgttatttatttattttgatggaTTTGTTTATGTTTTCGTCCTTCATTTCATTCACGAAATATATAATATGAAAATGAGAATAAAATGTCAGATATTTTCAGTAATAATGTTATCGATAGCTTCATAACGGTCTAGGATAATGGATTCTTGATTACCAAGGGCAAAATTTTTGTGCGGATAAATCCAGTAACTCAGTTAGTGGCTTAGTGCATAGCAACCCAGTTTGACGAATGCGGCTTTTTGTTTCATTCTCTCTGCGAGAAATGAAATGCTTATTCTTATGTTTTCCTGGCAATTTATTTTTCTAGATGAAACTGATTTCCACTTTGAATAATGTGAATACACTTTTTGGcatgtgttatttaattttttttttactttttcaagATTGCTCGACTTGATGCAAGTTATCCTGGAGGCCTACCATCATACATCAAAACTGCCAGGGAACTTTTGGCAGATTCAAAAGCTGGGAAGAACCCATTTGATGGATTTACACCTTCTGTAAGTTAGTTGTCTCTATGAGCTTCTAATTTTCTAAGAAGTTTATCTAATACCTTGGATGACcatttattttgacattaggatTTTTAATTGTCTCTCTCCTTGTTTTTATTGACTTAAAATATCTTTTTTGAAATGAGCTTCTAGACTTTGGGAGAAAGTTTTCCTGCTATTAATTTGCTCCACATCCTTTTGGTGACATAACCTACTATACAGATTATTCTGCGAGGTGTATTTGGTGCCATTTTTTATGCTGGTTTCCATTTAACGTATTGGTATAAGATTTACTCATTTGTTTAACTTGACCTACAGAATCATATCAAGTGGAATTCTGCATCATTTTTAACAGGTTCCATCTGGAGAAGTTTTGACTTTCGGTGATGATAGTTTCATCCAATATGAAGATGTTGGTGTCCATGAGGCAGGGAAGGCTGCCTTTGTTCTTGTTGCTGGGGGACTTGGAGAACGATTAGGCTACAATGGTATAAAGGTAAAACACTGTCTCTTGTACGAGTAAGGTTATTTTTCACGGTAAAAGTAATCTGTGACTACTTATTTTGTAATTGGTTAATTTTTAATTGATGACGCATTGTAACTTTGTGATATTCAACTGGtcaagaaaaaaaaactaataaatTAGTAACTGGTCACGAGGACCTTTTAGAATGTAGACTATGTGGTGTAATAATTTATATGGCCTTGTTGAAACCTATCTAATGTCTTATTGCAGTAAAAGAATCAACTACATTTCTTTGACCACTGTCCTTCCACTTTGCAGGTGGCTCTGCCTCTAGAATCAACTACTGGAACATGTTTCTTACAGCACTACATTGAATCTATTCTAGCCTTGCAAGAAACTAGCTGTAGGCTATCCCCAGGTTTGTTTACTGAGATTTTTATTGTGacaacttaagttgtcaatgaACTTCTATTAAGGCATATAATATTACTTGTAAAGCATCTTTGGTGCTCGAATTGCATCTTTATTAACCCTGCAATTTTTCCCTCACGCATCAGTGTCACTCTATGTGCTTCTTTTCATGATCTCAACTTCTTCAAtagtttatagttgtgttttctGTATTTCATATCTACAGAAGTTGGTTGAGATATATTACAATAGTATCACAGAAATTGGGTGAATCAGAGACTTCAGTCCTATCATGTCAGTGGGAGGATCAGAACAATGTTTTATTTTGCCTTGAGTTCGATGATGAAcagttattattataaaaaatcaaTTGATTTGGTCATATTTCTTCCTTTTCCTCTCTCCACAAATGTAGGTGGAGTACCAGCAGAGATTCCTTTGGTCATAATGACATCAGATGACACTCATATGCGTACACTAAAGCTATTAGAATCAAATGCTTATTTTGGGATGAAATCCACTCAAATAAGACTGCTAAAGCAGGTATTCAACCTATCACTGACTTCTGGAATTacttcaatggtactaatttgACTACAACACGGTCTTTGTATTTTTACAGGAAAAGGTTGCTTGTTTAGATGATAATGATGCCAAGCTGGCCATGGATCCACAAAATAAGTTTAGAATTCAGGTAGCTTTGGTTGTCAATAGGAGATATGAACTCTTTGATACGAAGTGGTTGATGTGATCCACAGTCTTATTGGCGTGGTCAGAAACTTTATTTGCTTGTATATTTTTTGTTCCCACTTTTCTGCAGACAAAACCTCACGGTCATGGTGATGTTCATTCACTTGTTTATTCCAGTGGCATCCTTAAAGAATGGTAAGTTTCATGTCTGGATCTCATGGCCTTCACGCCATTAATTTGTTTAAAATAACTGGTTTTTGTGGTACTTCAAAACCTGAAAGTTATCATGCTATTTGAAGCTTGTTCTCTTTCTGCTAGTGTATTTTGGTGTTATGATTTATACTCTGCTCTACATTCAGGCTTGATGCCGGTCGAAAATGGGTTGTGTTCTTCCAAGATACTAATGGTCTTCTATTTAAGGTTTTGTTAAAACTCAATCATATGGGATTCTACTGTTTAATATATGTTCTGCAGGATTGCATTTTATCACCCATTTTTATGCTTTGTATAGGGAATGGCAGCTTCATTGGGTGTCAGCGCCACCAAAGGCTACCATGTAAATTCTCTTGCGGTTCCGCGGAAAGCTAAGGAAGCTATTGGAGGAATTACCAAGCTTACTCATGAAGATGGTATGTTTTATTGATAATAAGCCTATCCACCATAAAGTAACAAACCTTTACAGAATTTCTCCTTTTCAGACTTAGTCTTGAAGTTGCTAAAATGTCTCACTTTCTGATTGCTGGAATATTCTTCTAAATTGATTGCCGCAATTTTTTTGCTAGTCAGCAGCAGTTTTGATTTGTATTAGCTCTTCTTAAATTTTTTAAGGATCTGTTTGTGCTATTGTATTTAGTTTGTCACTGAGCACAGATGTTTTGGACAGGGAGGACAATGGTGATCAATGTGGAATACAATCAACTTGACCCTTTGCTGAGAGCTACAGGGTATCCAGATGGTGATGTCAATAATGAAACAGGCTTTTCTCCTTTTCCTGGAAACATAAACCAAGTACATACTTTTACACAAAGTTATTATGcatttgttttgaattttccCTTTTGGTGATGTCTACAGACTATTGCAGCAAATGGTGAtccatgtaaattttttttcgaCATCATGTATTACATCTTCTAGCAGATAGCATGCTATGAATTTACAATCTAACTGTTGGCTGAACTGTTTGCATATGATGTCAGATATTTTAGAAGTGACCATTCTAGTTTTTTTGTGCAGTTGATTATTGAAATTGCCCCTTATTTGGATGAACTTTCAAAAACAGGAGGTGCGATAAAGGAGTTTGTTAACCCCAAGTAAATTCTCTATCATTGTCTCTGCATTTCTGTATAAAATTCATGTGCTCTCTGGAATTGAGGCTTAGCTATCTGGAATCTCATATGACCACTCTTTCTAGATCATAAGTCATGAGTAATGTCACGTTGTTAATTTAAGTGCCTTGTTAGTTTTCATTTTCCTGTGGTCATCCTAGGGGAATTCAATTCTGTGGGTTTAGTTTTTTCTTTGCTATTTACTTCGATTGCTTGCTAAAATTTAGTAAGTTCTCTCTGTATGCAGATACAAAGATTCCACCAAAACTGCATTCAAGTCATCTACTAGACTTGAATGCATGATGCAAGATTATCCTAAAACTCTTCCTCCTTCTGCTAGAGTTGGATTTACTGTAAGCAGAAGCTGTGGCTCaatttttttagaatattttGAATACATTTTTGTAGTTACGGAAAAAAATGTTTGGGTAACCACTCAGGTGATGGATGCTTGGTTGGCTTATGCACCTGTGAAGAACAATCCTGAAGATGCAGCTAAGGTATGGATATCATTTTTATAGAATGCATGATTTATGCTTTGGAAAAACATAATTAGTtgttgaaagaaaaaaaaaattgaattaaattaaGGGTTGATGAATGGGTACCTTGAGGCAAGTGAGCTCCGAAGACTATTTCTTATTTGGAGAAAACGACTATTGCAGTGCATGTGGATAAACAGATCAGCTTTTATTAATGATTTATTGCAATGTATGCTGTTTTAGTCCTACCATTTTTTATGTGCCAGGGGTTCTATAATGTCTCGTTTCGCATTTCATGCATATAATGTTTCATAATACATTCTGGATCTCATAGTTACCTGCCTTCTTATTTTGAAGGTTCCTAAAGGCAATCCATATCATAGCGCTACTTCTGGGGAAATGGCCATTTATAAAGCGAACAGCTTAATTTTGAGAAAGGTATTTGCTTTGTTTAAAACTCGAACAAGTTGAAACTTGAAAGTTTATATAAAGCATTTATGTGCGATTTTAACGTATTAATAACATCGATTGAACTTGTATCGAGAAGAAATTGAGAACCAGTCTTGTTCTATATtaaaaagaatggggaatcatTTTCGATACTTATAAAGAGAAACAAAACATCTGTTTCATGTTGAAATGAACATAGAGATGATAAATGAGGACATGGAATACTCAAGTGGATTCATAAACCCCAATACCACAAATTCCTTACTATTTTACATAACCTAAATCATTTCCTTTTTGCATTATCACAGGCTGATGTTAAGGTAGACGACCCAGTTCATCGCGTATTCAATGGGCAGGAAGTGGAAGTATGGCCTCGTATCGTGTGGCAACCCAAATGGGGGCTCACTTTTTCAGACATCAGAAGTAAAGTCGGGGGAAATTGCTCCATTACAGCAAAATCTACCATTGTCATTAATGGCAAAAGCGTCTATCTTGAAGATCTTGCCTTAGATGGAGCTCTTGTTACAAATGGGACTGATGATGGTGCAGAGGTAATCTAATTGATGAACCTTGCAATGCCATTTTGTGATCTGGTTCACGCTTTGAACATGTGACTTCATAAGATCTTATCTTCACATAATGATCCCAGTGACCTGGTTTGATAGAATGAAAACACATTCATTAGTTGTGTTCCAAAGGACACCAGTTCTGCCAGACAGATCATAATTGATGTGTTATAGCAATGATACACATATATTCACAATTGTATGATATTGTCTGCTTTAGACCTAAGTCCTCGTGGATTTGCTTTTAGACTCTACCCAAAACATCCCATACCAATGAAAATATATTTCATCTTATAAACTCGTGATATTTCCCATGTTTTCTAATGCGGGACTTTGGTTGCATTCTGAACGGATAATAAACTGAAAGATGTTTTTTCATTTATATACTTTTGTTCATTAATTTGACAGGTTAAAGTGGGGGGTTCTGTACAAAACAAGGGATGGATCTTTGAAGATGTTGATTTTAAGGATACTTCAGCACCAGAAGAAGTGAGAATCCGTGGTTTCCGAATAAACAAAGTCGAGCAactgcagaagccataagacgAGCCTGAACATATCTTGCTAAAGCCATAAGGTTGAATTCCTCAATAAAGGTtggttcatttttttttttacatcacaATAATCAAATACGCGAGACAGCCCATGAATCTACCATGGGAAATGGATTCTTTTGTAgaataataaaaattcaactCACTTAGGTAGTGAGAAATCTCTGACTGATGAATTTGATTACACGATGgtattgattttattatttactaatTTCATCATCAATAATAAATGAGACTGAGTCGATATTGTTGACCGAGTATCGGGGACTCGTTCAGTTTTCCCTTTCGATATTgattacatatttttttaaggTGAGTTAGCGACTGACTTGGCTTATTTTTCAGCCATTTGGTGAATTCATTTGAGTTTGTAGGTCTTGCTCGTTTATTTTCTTAATCAGATAATCGTTTCTttcatttatattattttttataaaggcgataaaatatttaaaaatataaataacacaGAAAATCAGTCGAAGAGAACCATAATACAATCAATATTATCATGTTTTGAAAACATATATGAAATCAGAATCGATATTTTCCAACAACGTTGACTTTGTTTAGTGGTGTCCTTTGTTCTTGGTACGTGGAGAAATGAACGCCAATTTTTAGTTCCTACTTCACCATGCCAAGACTCAATAGTGGGCCTGAATCTAACAGCCTAGAAAATAGAGTGGAAAGGTTTTGCACCATGCCAAGACTCAATAGTGGACAACTTGAACTTTCGATCGTAttatcttttttctttttatgtctgaaatttttaaatattttttgaacTTGAACTTTCGATCGTAttatcttttttctttttatgtttgaaattttaaaatattttttgaaaaaatattttagtcaTATCTCATTAGTCATAAGACAGTTTGTGTCTAATTTCTTTTTAATCCAAATTTGACGGTTGGTTTTGCACCATTCATGTCTCCCTCAATCTTTAGACTTTGAACTTATCTTTCCAACAGTACTTTTGACATAGTAGGGGAAATCGAACCTATGACTATTGGTAAGTGTTCTTCTACTCCATCAATCCACACATCCCCGATTGACTATCgttattttttctttattaattAATGGTTGCCTGGTTTATAGCTTGGctgattatgcttgttttagatatattgatttataaaatatataaaaaaatatatttaaattataattcaGCCATGACTAATTAATTCAGACTGTAACATGCcaaaataaaattgaataaatCATAATCCAAGTGCAAGTTGAGGATTTGACTAAAGTATCCTGTAGATTTTGATGCTTTAACAAATAATTTTGTGTGATGTATATTGAATTATAATAATGGAGAATTAAATGTATGTACACAAAAGTATTAGGATTTATATGGGTACCTTTCATGTTAATATCGTGGAAGATGTGTGAAATGAAAATTAGATGGAAAATTCATTGTAAACTAATTAAGAACCCCGATCGAACGGACAAACTAATTTTCCAATATTTTCTTTGTTTACTTATGTAATAATTACTGTAATTCCTCCTATCTAATCCATTATTTCAAAGGAACCTAAAATGTAATTAAAAGGATATAAGAAAGTTCGAAATATACTAAATTTCGAACGGACCAACTCTTTTCAAATGTCATGGAACATCCAAAactagagtgggtctcatgtgagatcttCTCAAagatcataatatgtgagacaggtcaatcctacccatattcacaataaaaagtaatactcttagtataaaaaataatactttttcatgggtgacccaaataaaagatccgtctcacaaatacgacccgtgagaccgtcttacacaagtttttgccccaaAGCTACATGTTGCATCGTTGTAACCTTCTATAATTAATAAAACATCGATCTGTTTAgattacaaaatattttttaaaaatttaataaaaaaagaaCATATGGTTTTGAATGTTCTAAAATTGTGCTTTGATTGTTAGATTTGAGATAATTCGCTTGCAAGAATAAAATTTAagtgaatttcaaattgaattcatcaaattatataattttaataataatattatggtGAATACTTAACTAAAATCCTTTgttattatatcaaaatatcactGAAATATTTCAACTTTTTAATTCCTATAAATGGCATaagattttttttctttcctaaaaaaaattatcttctacaataatttttttttcaaaaaaatatcacAGTACCTCTACGgaaattattaatttgatttaataCGTACTTAGGGGGTCGAAGCACAAGCGTTACATATGCGATGAGACGATGATCTTGAAAATGAAAAAGACATGAAAATAGAATggaaaccaaaaataaaatatgaaaaagaGAAAAGACTAAAAACACAAGCCATCGAATCttctttttttcaaaaaatggaAGAAACGTGGAATCCTCCCCTATATTCATTCATCTTCCAAGCAATATCGTCTTATTAAAAACATATCATTTGATTTGACCGTTAAAACACGCGGATACAACCTTTTAAATACCCCTtctatgcataaaaataaactCAACAAAAACCACAGTAAAATCAAATCTTCATACTATATTCCCCCTCTTCTTCTTTTCTCCTGATAATAAGATAAAAGGGAAATGTCTGCTATTACCATAGAAGATCTCCACAGAATTTTCAAGAAGCTGGACAAGAACAACCATGGCCAAGTAAACATACACGAGTTGCTCCATCTTCTTGAAAACATCGGCATCCACACGAAGTTGGAAGAGCTCGAAAAGCTCGTTGGTGACACGAGTCTCGGTTACATGGATTTCTTGTTCTTTTATGAGGCAATAGTGAAGACCAAAATGGCAGAAAGTAAAGATAGTTCTTCCAATGATCATATTGACCATGACAAGGATCTTAGCGATGATCTTTTAAAGCTTTTAAAGTCTTCGATTTGAATAACGATGGATTCATTTCGAGTGAGGAGTTGCAAAGTGTGCTTTCGAGATTAGGTCTGTGGGACAAGAAATGTGGCCAAGATTGCAAGAAATGATTCATGTCTATGATCAAAATTTGGATGGAGCTCTTGATTTTGAAGAGTTCAAGGTTATGATGTCTAGTCCTCCTACATCAGATTCTgaaatttaattcatttttttttttaaaaaagaaaaatccaCACACACCCCTGAGATTTGATCACGATATTACAGAACTTAATCGTCTGACTTTTGATGTAATGATCCAATTTCTTGGTTTATTTTGGCCATATTTGACCACCCTTttcttcattaatttatgtAGTTCATTCTTGTACATGCTAACTACTATTCTATTACAGTTCTAGTTTTATGAAATGTGTGTATGTTTTTAcatacttcaatttttttttttttttggtgttctctttttattttatatgcgTGTGAATCAATATGAATAAACACATTAACAAAGCTCAAAAACTatgataataaataaataatcgaaaaataacatttttacattaattttcataaaaagaACTACGTACTATTCTTCTAATCCATTTTTGCACCTCGGCCTCCACAAATTCTAAGTACATGTTTGTCATTTTTTTCTCAAGTTCTATCTCAGAGGttgtttttcaatgtttttttTACTATCAAATTCGAAGACGCtagaatatttttattaaaactgtACTGACGTAACGGGGTCGACCCACGACCAGCCATTTTGTGAGGCGGAAATTGTCAACCCAACCGTGCCTTTGGCGGGGCAGACACGCCAACCCTATGAACCCAACAATTTTTTGGTTATATAAGACAAGTCGACTTGCAATCCGTCGCAACCGGCCACCATTTGACAGGTAGGGCAGTCAGCTTGCCATTTGGATAGATAATAAAATTGTCAACTCAATCCATCTATTGCATAGCGTAGTAGGATGAGACTAGTCCATTTTGACGGCATTTTTATTTTGAGgaataaaaaaattctaaagTACCAAATCAATTTAAGTTACGTATATGCACCGACAAGAAAAAATTATTCAGACGATCTAGATGAAAATGTCTCCTCGCTTCAGATTAATTAATTCAAAGATGATTAGTCAACGTATTATGTCTAACCACGTACATAAAATCATCCTTAATTCCAATATAATgagatataaaaattaataatttaactaCACAGTACTTTCGGATAATAAATTTTACAGCAAATGAGGATAGAACGTACGTAGAAGAATCATAACATACAAAATTCAATGACCAATTTTCCAAGTCCTCAATTTCTATATTACTATCTTTGCCATTTGGTTAATTATTACGATATTTCTCATGGAAGTTTCTATTGCACATCTTTTTCCTATTTTCTAATCAATTAGTCGATAGAAGTCGCATGCACAGTTAAAAGTCGCTGGAGATGCTtgtattttcttatttttattaaCGCGATCATAAATTGTTTATATTCAAATGAAATTGACTGGCCCCGATCGACATGGAGTTTTTTATTCATGCAatggggtttttttttaaaaaaaattaatttaaaaaatatgacaGATCCTGGAATTTTGCAAAATTAAAGCAAAACGCCACCGTCAATTAAGCCTCGTAAATATCAGAAATACAAGTAAATGTtgaataatttatattattagagCTCATATATTTTGAATCATTGATGCATGTTACAACATGAACATCCCttaattactttttatttaaaTGACAATCAATGTCAGAAATACAAATAAATGTTGGAAAAGTTTACTGCCTTCAAAAAAATACCTTAATATTGCTTCGTTATTTTTTCCAATGGAAAAAATGTTGGATAAAATTTCAGTAGACTTGTGAACAAACGGGCGGCTATATGTTGTGGATAAAATGGTCACGagaaagagtgagtctcatgtgagaccgtctcacggatcttaatctgtgagatgggtcaacccaacccatattcacaataaaaagtaatattcttattataaaaagtaatactttttcatggatgacccaaataagagtctcacaaatacgacccgtgagaccgcctcacataaatttttgcctaCGAGAAAAATAGTCGACCTTAAGGTTTGActcttttttaaaattattattcccCAGGTGCTCATGGCTATTGGTAATATGTTTCCAAATATATAATGACTTCGACTTTAAAATAATAACACTATAAATTTTAAAGTCACACAAGCTTTGAAATATTTAGAACGCtattaatttgaattttaaGAGTTACAAGTTAAATATTCAAAttcaataatttattattttttttgcaaACTTAAATCTAAGCACAATTGTTTGAAAATTCGAAATAACTTTCGAATTAATTATGAAGTTCGAAATTTAAGCGTATaacttagaaaatctaaatTCAAGAGTTGATATCTTGCAAATTCGGGCTTAAGCgcaaaagttttaaaaaattcacATGTAAAATTAAAGTAGATATGAAAAAAATTTAACGTGCAAATGCAAGGAGAGCCGTATTTTATAGTTTTTGAAAAAACTtgaatgaaaaagaaaaatttcttCATATAAGATAAAATAGTGCAATCCTTGATATTGCACTGTTCTTCACACGGCCACTCTGTTTTTTGGATCGATGTGGCgcctcgatataaccatatgttatacatttataattatatatatatatatttccatCCCATAAAATTGGaactattaattaattttttttatcctcTTTAGTAAtcgataaataatttta containing:
- the LOC140808038 gene encoding UDP-sugar pyrophosphorylase-like isoform X1; amino-acid sequence: MASSAVESAADSLYRLNIDDWASAAPNLRKNSSLLSPQQVGLAKMLLGLNQSHLFEHWPEPGISDEEKLAFFDQIARLDASYPGGLPSYIKTARELLADSKAGKNPFDGFTPSVPSGEVLTFGDDSFIQYEDVGVHEAGKAAFVLVAGGLGERLGYNGIKVALPLESTTGTCFLQHYIESILALQETSCRLSPGGVPAEIPLVIMTSDDTHMRTLKLLESNAYFGMKSTQIRLLKQEKVACLDDNDAKLAMDPQNKFRIQTKPHGHGDVHSLVYSSGILKEWLDAGRKWVVFFQDTNGLLFKGMAASLGVSATKGYHVNSLAVPRKAKEAIGGITKLTHEDGRTMVINVEYNQLDPLLRATGYPDGDVNNETGFSPFPGNINQLIIEIAPYLDELSKTGGAIKEFVNPKYKDSTKTAFKSSTRLECMMQDYPKTLPPSARVGFTVMDAWLAYAPVKNNPEDAAKVPKGNPYHSATSGEMAIYKANSLILRKADVKVDDPVHRVFNGQEVEVWPRIVWQPKWGLTFSDIRSKVGGNCSITAKSTIVINGKSVYLEDLALDGALVTNGTDDGAEVKVGGSVQNKGWIFEDVDFKDTSAPEEVRIRGFRINKVEQLQKP
- the LOC140808038 gene encoding UDP-sugar pyrophosphorylase-like isoform X2, which translates into the protein MASSAVESAADSLYRLNIDDWASAAPNLRKNSSLLSPQQVGLAKMLLGLNQSHLFEHWPEPGISDEEKLAFFDQIARLDASYPGGLPSYIKTARELLADSKAGKNPFDGFTPSVPSGEVLTFGDDSFIQYEDVGVHEAGKAAFVLVAGGLGERLGYNGIKVALPLESTTGTCFLQHYIESILALQETSCGVPAEIPLVIMTSDDTHMRTLKLLESNAYFGMKSTQIRLLKQEKVACLDDNDAKLAMDPQNKFRIQTKPHGHGDVHSLVYSSGILKEWLDAGRKWVVFFQDTNGLLFKGMAASLGVSATKGYHVNSLAVPRKAKEAIGGITKLTHEDGRTMVINVEYNQLDPLLRATGYPDGDVNNETGFSPFPGNINQLIIEIAPYLDELSKTGGAIKEFVNPKYKDSTKTAFKSSTRLECMMQDYPKTLPPSARVGFTVMDAWLAYAPVKNNPEDAAKVPKGNPYHSATSGEMAIYKANSLILRKADVKVDDPVHRVFNGQEVEVWPRIVWQPKWGLTFSDIRSKVGGNCSITAKSTIVINGKSVYLEDLALDGALVTNGTDDGAEVKVGGSVQNKGWIFEDVDFKDTSAPEEVRIRGFRINKVEQLQKP